The following are encoded in a window of Verrucomicrobiales bacterium genomic DNA:
- a CDS encoding molybdopterin-dependent oxidoreductase: MSTATNTESKPAPPAVETIRIKVDGRDVDVPKMMPDWQGKLQPTTMLQACAIAGQEVPHYCYHPKLPVAGNCRMCLVEFGTPMMGPDRKPVLNEDGTPKIARSVLPYEPSTPRGAIACATPISPGMEIYPSSPATKQMREGVLESLLINHPLDCPICDQAGECKLQEYSVEHGKAASQFVETKVHKPKAVDLGPRIMLDDERCVLCTRCIRFSKDIAGDDALGIVNRGSYNSISSFPGRVFDNNYTLNTVDLCPVGALTSKDFRFKMRVWFLKETKSICTSCGTGCNIIIGSREEKIQRFEPRQNDAVNSCWMCDAGRLNYKWVGREDRLIEVRSSRTGARTWKAVMSELITVLKAVPPGSAAIVASARQTNEELYLLKKLGTKLGAITDAVAREGEEDKILVSADKNPNSAGTRLTGIAFTEMGIQIPRIAEGIRSGKIQTLIVFGEDVTRCGIEADLLGKLQTLVVSDILPNETTRRAHFLLPGCAPAEKRGTFVNVKGRLQRFMKAVEAPGDARPEWEFLHELTHEVTGENGFSSIEGLFNQMAKEIPAFAGLEWGKLGDLGVNVTI; this comes from the coding sequence ATGTCGACCGCAACAAATACTGAGAGCAAGCCCGCGCCGCCTGCGGTGGAAACCATCCGCATTAAGGTGGACGGGCGCGATGTGGATGTGCCCAAGATGATGCCTGACTGGCAGGGCAAGCTGCAACCCACGACCATGCTGCAGGCGTGTGCGATCGCCGGCCAGGAGGTCCCGCACTATTGCTACCATCCCAAGCTGCCCGTGGCGGGGAACTGCCGCATGTGCTTGGTGGAGTTTGGCACCCCGATGATGGGTCCGGATCGCAAGCCCGTGCTTAATGAGGACGGCACCCCGAAGATCGCGCGCTCGGTTCTGCCTTACGAGCCGTCAACCCCGCGCGGCGCGATCGCCTGCGCGACGCCCATCTCCCCGGGCATGGAGATTTACCCTTCTTCACCTGCGACCAAGCAGATGCGCGAGGGCGTGCTGGAATCGCTGCTGATCAACCACCCGCTGGACTGCCCCATCTGCGACCAGGCGGGGGAATGCAAGCTCCAGGAGTATTCGGTTGAGCACGGCAAGGCGGCGAGCCAGTTCGTTGAGACCAAGGTCCATAAGCCCAAGGCGGTGGATCTAGGCCCCCGGATCATGCTGGATGACGAGCGCTGCGTCCTCTGCACCCGTTGTATCCGCTTTAGCAAGGACATCGCCGGCGACGACGCGCTCGGCATTGTGAACCGCGGCAGTTACAACAGCATTTCCTCCTTTCCTGGTCGGGTGTTCGACAACAATTACACGCTGAATACGGTGGACTTGTGTCCGGTGGGAGCCCTCACGTCGAAGGACTTTCGTTTCAAGATGCGGGTGTGGTTTCTGAAGGAAACCAAATCCATCTGCACCAGCTGCGGAACGGGATGCAACATCATCATCGGGTCGCGGGAAGAGAAGATTCAGCGGTTTGAGCCGCGGCAGAACGATGCCGTGAATTCGTGCTGGATGTGTGATGCCGGCCGCTTGAATTACAAATGGGTTGGCCGGGAAGACCGCCTGATCGAGGTCCGAAGCTCGCGGACGGGCGCTCGCACCTGGAAGGCCGTCATGAGCGAGCTGATCACGGTGCTGAAGGCCGTTCCTCCGGGGTCGGCGGCCATTGTTGCCTCGGCTCGTCAAACCAACGAGGAGCTGTATCTGCTGAAGAAGCTCGGCACCAAGCTGGGCGCCATCACGGACGCGGTGGCGCGCGAGGGCGAGGAGGACAAGATTTTGGTCAGCGCCGACAAGAACCCGAACAGCGCTGGAACGAGGCTGACCGGCATCGCGTTCACCGAGATGGGCATCCAGATTCCAAGGATTGCCGAGGGCATTCGCAGCGGGAAGATCCAGACCCTGATTGTGTTCGGGGAAGATGTGACTCGGTGTGGCATTGAGGCCGACTTGCTCGGCAAACTCCAGACTCTGGTGGTCAGCGATATCCTGCCGAACGAGACCACCCGTCGCGCCCACTTTCTCCTGCCAGGCTGCGCGCCGGCGGAGAAGCGCGGCACCTTCGTGAATGTCAAAGGACGGCTGCAGCGCTTCATGAAGGCGGTTGAGGCTCCGGGCGATGCACGACCGGAGTGGGAGTTCCTCCATGAACTCACCCATGAGGTCACGGGGGAGAATGGATTTTCCAGCATCGAGGGCTTGTTCAATCAGATGGCCAAAGAGATTCCCGCCTTCGCCGGTTTGGAGTGGGGCAAGTTGGGAGATCTCGGGGTCAACGTGACCATCTAA
- the nuoF gene encoding NADH-quinone oxidoreductase subunit NuoF — translation MPQEYRLILKQADQSGYTPDMDCYLRHGGYEALRKALALPVKDLPDGKKMTAQEQIRDEVLKSGLRGRGGAGFSCGLKWSFVDRRSGKPIYLICNADESEPGTFKDRQIIHKDPHQLIEGMIISCFANDVKLAYIYIRGEMPEGARLLNQALREARAKGFLGKNILGTGYDLEIHVHRGAGAYICGEETGLIESLEGKRAYPRIKPPYFPAVLGLYMSPTIVNNVETLAAVRHIVSMGSAEYAKLGTPNNTGTRIVSLSGQVKRPGYYEVEVGKATLGELIFHENFGQGLRDGRQLKAIIPGGSSSKVFKAGEKFKLKRKGADGQMTAVDVDLLDLPYDFDSLQQAGSMSGSGAIIVMDDSTDIVEVLANLSEFYAHESCGQCTPCREGSLWMSKALHRLTHGHGRKQDADYLLNIAQNIQGRTICAFGEACAWPVLSFVKKFKADFEAKGAADEARHATPAASGAQGSKVAASPNAE, via the coding sequence AGCGCTGGCGCTTCCGGTCAAGGACTTGCCCGACGGCAAGAAGATGACCGCGCAGGAGCAGATCCGCGATGAGGTGCTTAAGTCCGGGCTCCGTGGACGCGGGGGTGCCGGGTTCTCGTGCGGCTTGAAGTGGTCCTTCGTCGACCGCCGCAGCGGCAAGCCGATCTACCTGATCTGCAACGCAGACGAGTCGGAGCCGGGGACGTTCAAGGATCGTCAGATCATTCATAAAGATCCGCATCAACTGATCGAAGGGATGATCATCTCGTGCTTCGCGAACGACGTGAAGCTGGCCTATATTTACATCCGCGGCGAAATGCCTGAAGGCGCTCGGCTGTTGAACCAGGCCTTGAGGGAGGCGCGGGCTAAGGGCTTCCTGGGTAAGAACATTTTGGGAACCGGCTACGATCTGGAGATCCACGTGCATCGCGGCGCGGGTGCCTATATTTGTGGCGAGGAAACCGGGCTGATTGAATCGCTGGAAGGCAAGCGCGCCTATCCGCGGATCAAGCCCCCGTATTTCCCTGCGGTGCTGGGCCTCTACATGAGCCCCACAATCGTCAACAATGTTGAGACACTGGCGGCGGTTCGGCATATTGTTTCGATGGGCAGCGCGGAGTATGCGAAACTCGGCACTCCCAACAATACCGGCACGCGCATCGTCAGCCTCAGCGGGCAGGTGAAGCGCCCCGGTTACTATGAGGTCGAGGTCGGCAAAGCCACGCTGGGTGAGTTGATTTTCCACGAAAACTTCGGCCAAGGTCTCCGAGACGGCCGGCAGCTCAAGGCGATCATTCCCGGGGGCTCGTCCTCCAAGGTTTTCAAGGCGGGTGAGAAGTTCAAACTCAAGCGCAAGGGGGCCGACGGTCAGATGACGGCGGTGGACGTCGACCTGCTTGATTTGCCCTATGATTTCGACTCGCTGCAGCAGGCCGGCTCGATGTCGGGTTCTGGAGCAATCATCGTCATGGATGACTCTACGGACATCGTGGAGGTGCTGGCCAACCTGTCGGAGTTTTACGCTCACGAAAGCTGCGGTCAGTGCACTCCGTGCCGCGAGGGGTCGCTCTGGATGAGCAAGGCTTTGCACCGTTTAACCCATGGTCACGGTCGGAAGCAGGATGCCGATTACCTGCTCAACATCGCGCAGAATATCCAAGGGCGAACCATCTGTGCCTTTGGCGAGGCCTGTGCCTGGCCGGTGCTGAGCTTCGTGAAAAAATTCAAGGCGGACTTCGAGGCCAAGGGGGCGGCCGATGAGGCCCGCCACGCCACGCCTGCTGCCTCCGGAGCTCAGGGTAGCAAAGTCGCCGCCAGCCCGAACGCTGAATGA